From the genome of Gemmatimonas phototrophica, one region includes:
- a CDS encoding DUF456 domain-containing protein, with protein MFALSLLALALVTGLLLVPLGLPGLWVMLGATLVYWMAVPAGSVGLVTLLVVSALVIAAEVVEFTVAGSYARKYGGSRRASWGAIGGGIIGAFVGVPVPVLGSMVGAFAGAFAGALLAELTVPRERRGEPVTVAKGALLGRVAAAAMKVGFGLAIVVWVGAAALVGRLSGTG; from the coding sequence ATGTTCGCGCTCTCGTTGCTCGCGCTCGCCTTGGTGACGGGGCTCTTGTTGGTCCCGCTGGGGCTGCCAGGGCTGTGGGTCATGCTGGGGGCCACGCTGGTGTACTGGATGGCGGTCCCGGCAGGGAGCGTAGGGCTGGTCACGCTACTGGTGGTCTCGGCGTTGGTGATCGCGGCTGAAGTGGTGGAGTTCACGGTGGCCGGGAGCTACGCCCGCAAGTACGGGGGGTCCCGGCGGGCGTCGTGGGGCGCCATTGGCGGCGGGATTATCGGGGCCTTTGTGGGCGTCCCGGTGCCAGTGCTGGGCAGCATGGTCGGGGCCTTTGCCGGGGCCTTCGCCGGCGCCTTGCTGGCCGAACTCACGGTCCCCAGAGAACGGCGCGGCGAGCCGGTCACGGTGGCCAAGGGGGCGCTGCTGGGGCGCGTGGCGGCGGCGGCCATGAAGGTGGGCTTCGGGTTGGCGATCGTCGTGTGGGTCGGAGCGGCGGCGCTGGTGGGGCGGCTGTCGGGGACGGGGTGA
- a CDS encoding adenylosuccinate synthase, translating to MFDSKTRTVVVVGAQWGDEGKGKLVDVLAEQADWVVRYQGGANAGHTVHIGDKSFILHQIPSGILHPGVRCAIGNGVVMDPETLFTEVDELVEDGVDVEGRLYVSERAHLVMPYHKLVDKASAASKAIGTTGRGIGPAYEDKVARRGVRVLDLRNVERLRELVTSGVERANAQLERSGSDVRASVDDTMATLGALAPRLLGLADDVGLCVHRAIKSGAAVLLEGAQGSLLDIDHGTYPFVTSSNTTVGGAATGVGISPMALNAALGVVKAYTTRVGNGPLPTELEEPLHSHVRQLGHEFGATTGRPRRCGWFDGVVVRYAARVNGLTGLAITKLDVLDTLEQLAVCTGYKVGDEVFTEFPADLAVLEKAEPIYEWFPGWQQSTQDARTLADLPAAARAYLDRLEQLCETPIAYVSVGTRRDQIIPVAQA from the coding sequence ATGTTCGATTCGAAGACGCGCACCGTCGTGGTGGTAGGCGCGCAGTGGGGCGACGAGGGCAAGGGCAAGCTGGTGGACGTGCTGGCCGAACAGGCCGACTGGGTGGTGCGCTATCAGGGCGGCGCCAACGCCGGGCACACCGTCCACATCGGCGACAAGTCGTTCATCCTGCACCAGATCCCCAGTGGCATCCTGCACCCCGGGGTGCGCTGTGCCATTGGCAACGGCGTCGTGATGGACCCCGAGACGTTGTTCACGGAAGTGGACGAGCTGGTGGAGGACGGCGTGGATGTGGAGGGGCGCTTGTATGTGAGCGAGCGCGCGCATCTCGTCATGCCGTACCACAAGCTGGTGGATAAGGCGAGCGCGGCCAGCAAGGCGATTGGCACCACCGGACGCGGCATTGGGCCGGCGTACGAGGACAAGGTGGCGCGCCGCGGCGTGCGGGTGCTGGATTTGCGCAACGTCGAGCGCCTGCGCGAACTGGTCACGTCGGGAGTTGAGCGCGCGAACGCGCAGCTCGAACGTTCCGGCAGCGACGTGCGGGCCAGTGTGGACGACACGATGGCGACGCTGGGCGCCTTGGCGCCGCGGTTGCTCGGGCTGGCGGACGATGTGGGGCTGTGCGTCCATCGCGCCATCAAGAGCGGGGCGGCGGTCTTGCTGGAAGGCGCCCAGGGATCGCTGCTCGATATCGATCACGGCACGTATCCGTTTGTGACGTCGAGCAACACCACGGTTGGTGGCGCGGCCACGGGCGTGGGCATTTCGCCCATGGCGCTCAACGCGGCGCTGGGCGTGGTGAAGGCGTATACCACGCGCGTCGGCAACGGCCCGCTGCCCACGGAACTCGAAGAGCCCCTGCACAGCCATGTGCGTCAGCTGGGGCATGAGTTCGGGGCCACGACGGGACGTCCGCGCCGCTGTGGGTGGTTTGACGGGGTGGTGGTGCGCTACGCCGCGCGCGTGAACGGCCTTACCGGGCTGGCCATCACCAAGCTTGACGTCCTGGATACGCTGGAGCAGCTGGCGGTGTGCACGGGCTACAAGGTGGGAGACGAAGTGTTCACGGAGTTCCCGGCCGACCTCGCGGTGCTGGAGAAGGCGGAGCCCATCTACGAGTGGTTCCCGGGGTGGCAGCAGTCCACGCAGGACGCGCGGACGCTGGCCGACCTGCCGGCGGCGGCGCGGGCCTATCTGGATCGTCTCGAGCAGCTGTGTGAAACGCCCATCGCCTACGTGAGCGTGGGGACGCGCCGGGATCAGATCATTCCTGTCGCGCAGGCGTAA
- a CDS encoding YpdA family putative bacillithiol disulfide reductase → MTGSATEGRAPSAHPVVDEVVDVAVVGAGPCGLAAAIAAQRAGLRAVVLDRGCLVNGIASYPTYMSFFSTAERISIGGVPFIVATDKPTRRDALAYYRGVADVYDLDVRQYERVETLQSLPAGVEAPSAPGGASHRAPRWLLRSVQRTGGVRQVATHAVVIATGYFGRPNRLGVPGESLPHVQHGYVEGHSAWREPVVIVGGANSAVDAALDMYRAGARVTMVHFGDTLDSNVKPWVRPDIEARLREGTIGARFGARVVAIEPDAVVVRGPQGDERLPATQVYTMTGYLPETGLLEQIGVPIDPDSGIPAHDPLTMATPFPGVYLAGVIASGNQANRIFIENGRDHGDAIVAHLQSSWR, encoded by the coding sequence GTGACCGGGTCAGCGACGGAAGGACGCGCGCCGTCGGCGCACCCGGTGGTGGATGAGGTCGTTGATGTCGCGGTGGTGGGGGCTGGCCCGTGTGGGCTGGCGGCCGCCATCGCGGCGCAACGGGCCGGGTTGCGGGCGGTGGTGCTCGACCGGGGCTGCCTGGTGAATGGCATCGCCAGCTACCCCACCTACATGTCGTTCTTTTCCACCGCCGAACGGATCAGCATTGGCGGGGTGCCGTTCATTGTCGCCACCGACAAGCCCACGCGTCGGGATGCCCTCGCGTACTACCGCGGAGTGGCCGACGTGTACGATCTCGACGTGCGGCAGTACGAGCGTGTGGAGACGCTCCAGTCGCTTCCCGCCGGGGTTGAGGCACCGTCCGCCCCCGGGGGGGCGTCGCATCGCGCCCCCCGCTGGCTGCTGCGTTCGGTGCAGCGCACCGGCGGTGTGCGTCAGGTGGCCACCCACGCGGTGGTCATTGCCACGGGGTACTTCGGTCGTCCCAACCGGCTCGGCGTTCCCGGGGAGTCATTGCCCCACGTGCAGCACGGGTACGTGGAAGGGCACTCGGCGTGGCGCGAGCCCGTGGTCATCGTGGGCGGAGCCAATTCGGCCGTGGATGCGGCGCTCGACATGTACCGCGCCGGGGCTCGGGTCACCATGGTGCATTTTGGCGACACGCTGGACAGCAACGTGAAGCCCTGGGTACGCCCCGACATTGAGGCGCGGCTGCGCGAAGGCACGATTGGGGCGCGTTTCGGTGCGCGCGTCGTGGCCATCGAGCCGGACGCCGTCGTGGTGCGGGGACCGCAGGGGGACGAGCGGCTTCCGGCGACGCAGGTGTACACCATGACCGGCTATCTTCCGGAGACCGGGCTGCTGGAGCAGATCGGGGTGCCCATCGACCCCGACTCGGGTATTCCCGCCCACGATCCGCTCACCATGGCCACGCCATTCCCCGGCGTCTACCTTGCGGGAGTCATAGCCTCGGGCAACCAGGCGAATCGTATTTTCATCGAGAATGGCCGCGATCACGGCGATGCGATCGTGGCTCACCTGCAGTCTTCGTGGCGCTGA